The Paraburkholderia sp. FT54 sequence GAGCTTCCGACGATGGCGGCACGAAACAGAAGAACTTATCCACCGCATCAATCGGCTCCGGTACGACATTGCTTGCGGTATCGAAGGCCGCAGTTTTCAGGTAATGGCTTACGGCTCTATATCCGCGCGTGAGCAACAAGCAAAGTTTGACGACGATATGAACGACACTGTCGCAGAACTTGAGCTTGCGATCGGCCGTTTCGATAAGTATGGCGATCCCAAGGTCAAGCCGGCCGCACGGGACAAGGACGCGAGGCCAGCCGCAGAAGTTTCCACTAGACCGTTGCCGCTCGCGGTTCCCGAAAAGGTGACGATTGGTTGGTTACTGGCTCACGTCCCGGTGACGTGGTACGTAACTTTGGCTGCGGCGTGTGTGGTGATCTTCGGAGCCGGGATGACGGTTGCCAGCACGAAACTGGGAAAGGCACTTGTTGAGTGGGTTACTCCGGCCCCTTCGACGGAGAAACCAACAGGCAGACAGTAAAAGATCGGAAAAGCGCTGGTGCGACCGTCGTAAGCCAAACCGGAAGACGAGGGTAGCTGCCGCACGAGTGCTAGGAGATGAGACGCAAGGAAAATGCAGGAGAGCACGTCGCGGTGGATCAACGGTAGGCTCCGGGAATCTAACTTTTTTGACGCCGCCCCCGAGACACATCTAGTCCGGCTACAGCAGGTGTGTAAAACCATCTCGACTGCGGCGTTTCTAGAGTAGGGTATGGAAAAAGGGCATCCCGATGACAAAAAGACGTGTTGTATTCTTTCGCCGGGCCGTGGAAACGCAAAACCTCGCTAGATATGCTGCTTTTTTTAGACACCGAGTACACAGGATATGAGCAAGCCGCTCCTCAACTCATAAGTCTTGCGCTTGTGACAGAAGACGGAAAACGTGAGTTTTACGTGGAAATTGCTGATACATGGCGCGTAGCGGACTGTACCGAATTCGTGAAACGAGAGGTTCTGCCGCTGCTCGACGGCCCGCGTCGTGCAACCGCACCAGCCCGGGCTGAACTACGTGCGTGGCTTGCAGAGTCTCCACGCAAGGTGCAAGCGGCGTGCGATTCGGCAACGGACTTCAATTTTTTGCTCGACTTGCTCGGTTCGCCTCGGGCCGCTAATCTCGCGTCAACCTATTTTGATCTACGGCCGCTCATTGATACGACCGTATACGACCGCTCTGTCGCCGCTCACTATGACACCGACCGGCGGCTTCACCATGCTTTGGCTGACGCCCGGGCATATCGCCGCGGATGGTTGGCATGGATGGATGCGCGAAAAGCCGGATCCGGGAAAAAACGTTGAGGAGTGGCAAGATGGAACGCCTGTCACAACTACGCAAAAGCATCCGCACAAGGTGCGAAAAATTTGTGGAGCAAAAAAAGGACGTAAAGGCGTCCGCTCAACACGAAAAACTTTGCTTGTCATTTTCTGGACGCGATTGCGTAGCCTTACATGACAACTTTACGTACGAGCACTGCAGAACGGCGTGCGGGTTCAACCGCAACGTTAATTTGACATAATGTTAATTATCACCGTTTTTTGTGTCAGGGCTTTTTAGAAATGTCCGGTTCTGGCTCATTAGAAATGTCCGGTTTCCTGCTCCGGGCTGGCTGCTGTGGCGCATGCTGCGGCATCACAGCCAGCCCGGAGCCCGACCATGAACGGACGTGGATTCATCACGATCAGCATGCACGAGCTCGAGCGCGTGAAGATCATCGAGGCGGTCGTCCAGCATCGCCTGACGATCGTACTGGCGGCTGAACGGCTGCAACTGTGTGAGCGTCAGGTCAGCCGGCTGGTGCGGCGCTACGAGGCCGCTGGACCAGCCGGGCTCGTCTCGGCGCGGCGTGGGCAGCCCAGCAACCGCGAACTGCCGGTGGATCTGCGGGCGCGCGCGATGGCGCTGGTGCGCGAGCGCTATGCTGATTTTGGGCCAACGCTGGCGTGCGAGAAGCTCGCCGAGTGTCATGGCGTGATGCTGGCAAAGGAAACCGTGCGGCGCTGGATGCGTGAGGCCGGGCTGTGGATTCCCCGCAGACAGCGGCCACCGAAGCTACATCAGCCGAGAAACCGCCGTGCGTGCCTGGGTGAGCTGGTGCAGATCGATGGCAGCGATCACCGGTGGTTCGAGGAACGCGCGCCGGCCTGTACGCTGCTGGTGTTCATCGACGATGCAACGGGCCGGCTGATGGCACTGCACTTTACGGCGACCGAATCGACCTTCAGCTACTTCGAGGCGATGCGCGCATACCTTGAGCAGCATGGCAAGCCGGTGGCGCTGTACAGCGACAAGGCCAGCGTCTTTCATTGCAACAGTCATTCCGTGACGCCTGGCAAGGGCGTGACGCAGTTTGGCCGCGCGCTATACGAGCTGAATGTGGATACGTTCTGCGCCAATAGCAGCCAGGCCAAGGGTCGCGTGGAACGCGCCAATCTGACGTTGCAGGATCGCCTCGTGAAGGAGTTGCGGCTGCGTGGGATCAGCACGAAGGAGGCGGCCAACGCTTACGCGCCCCACTTCATTGCCGACTTTAACGGCCGGTTCGGCAAGGTGCCCAGGAGCACGTTCGATGCGCACCGGCCGCTGCGGGCGGATGACGATCTTGACCTGATCCTGACGTGTCGCGTGCCGCGGCGCGTGTCGAAGGTGCTGACGGTGCAGTATGACCGGGTGATCTATCTGCTGGAAGACACGGTGGCAAACCGCAGCCTCATTCACAACTATCTGGACGTGTTCGAGTATCCGGACGGACGCATCGAGATCCGGGTCAATGGCGCTGCCCTG is a genomic window containing:
- a CDS encoding 3'-5' exoribonuclease, giving the protein MLYSFAGPWKRKTSLDMLLFLDTEYTGYEQAAPQLISLALVTEDGKREFYVEIADTWRVADCTEFVKREVLPLLDGPRRATAPARAELRAWLAESPRKVQAACDSATDFNFLLDLLGSPRAANLASTYFDLRPLIDTTVYDRSVAAHYDTDRRLHHALADARAYRRGWLAWMDARKAGSGKKR
- a CDS encoding ISNCY family transposase translates to MNGRGFITISMHELERVKIIEAVVQHRLTIVLAAERLQLCERQVSRLVRRYEAAGPAGLVSARRGQPSNRELPVDLRARAMALVRERYADFGPTLACEKLAECHGVMLAKETVRRWMREAGLWIPRRQRPPKLHQPRNRRACLGELVQIDGSDHRWFEERAPACTLLVFIDDATGRLMALHFTATESTFSYFEAMRAYLEQHGKPVALYSDKASVFHCNSHSVTPGKGVTQFGRALYELNVDTFCANSSQAKGRVERANLTLQDRLVKELRLRGISTKEAANAYAPHFIADFNGRFGKVPRSTFDAHRPLRADDDLDLILTCRVPRRVSKVLTVQYDRVIYLLEDTVANRSLIHNYLDVFEYPDGRIEIRVNGAALPCVRYDRLSEIDQAAVVDNKRLGHTLQMAQVIQSQRDDRRASGSPSRTNQGEAPRPKERKVGTRTQRELTREQLNEAILGTAGMRVGSVVKSPLT